The following are encoded in a window of Penaeus vannamei isolate JL-2024 chromosome 17, ASM4276789v1, whole genome shotgun sequence genomic DNA:
- the LOC113805520 gene encoding uncharacterized protein, with the protein MAPKISIMALYLLLFVLAAVDAKPPADDTKQPVTGRVAPADISEGLQEIDNHGRITVPEGQSLPPHPAVGPGHNAPPNSIDDGGSGPVHYSHNTHNTRTQYSGPASSLPHTGYLANPRRRIEDTHVDCLKTHMLVTFKFSVPFHGYIYPHNNFEKCLLFAGHNSWKAEILLKHGTCGDQEHTIIYHGRTFTDPIIDHRLVIQWDRDIIGEDDTSVIVRCERPDDYNKTVEWNLGLRDLQSSFHTSTHPGPKMWMEIQRGEGPQAPPLNDESVYVGDVLTLIFTLSDNVYWFDSNILTCYAVDGGEKKSRIEWDTSDHKDVSAAARVFSGEATVIENGCSVKPKIFSHFYKEKHNSPNGDMVTLHYAHFKAFRFPTSMKIVIQCDVQVCYKACEETPPCSEAFNPRVSPEEHRRRRRAVEKDANANTEGAVELDRVNLYRSIEVYMPDESGAETIRLTAPVNQNSSNCYTASTFFGTVMALMCIIIILVLVLLFIYMKVKIVQPSFFSPNKTKG; encoded by the exons ATGGCGCCGAAAATAAGCATCATGGCGTTGTATCTCCTTTTATTT GTGCTGGCTGCTGTGGATGCAAAGCCTCCCGCCGATGATACGAAGCAGCCAGTGACAGGGCGGGTGGCTCCTGCAGACATTTCTGAAGGCCTCCAAGAAATCGACAACCACGGCCGGATCACCGTGCCAGAGGGCCAGTCGCTGCCCCCACACCCAGCAGTAGGGCCAGGCCACAACGCTCCACCTAATA GTATTGACGATGGCGGCAGCGGCCCTGTGCACTACAGCCACAACACCCACAACACCCGGACACAGTATTCCGGTCCCGCCAGCTCTCTGCCGCACACTGGGTACCTCGCCAATCCCAGGAGGCGAATTGAGGACACACACGTGGACTGTCTGAAAACGCACATGCTTGTTACCTTCAA GTTTTCTGTGCCTTTCCACGGGTACATCTATCCACACAACAATTTTGAAAAGTGTCTTCTCTTCGCTGGCCACAATTCCTGGAAGGCGGAAATTCTGCTCAAGCATGGGACTTGTGGAGACCAGGAACACACCATTATCTATCACGGACGCACCTTTACAGACCCTATCATTGAC CACCGCCTCGTCATTCAGTGGGACCGAGACATAATAGGAGAGGATGATACCAGCGTGATCGTGAGATGTGAAAGACCAGACGATTACAACAAGACGGTTGAATGGAATCTGGGATTGCGCGATCTGCAGTCGTCCTTTCACACCAGCACACATCCGG GCCCCAAAATGTGGATGGAGATCCAGCGCGGGGAGGGCCCCCAGGCGCCGCCGCTGAACGACGAGTCCGTGTATGTGGGCGACGTGCTGACGCTCATCTTCACCCTCTCCGACAACGTCTACTGGTTTGACTCCAACATCCTCACCTGTTACGCCGTCGATG gaggggagaaaaagagccGTATAGAGTGGGACACGAGCGACCACAAGGACGTGTCTGCCGCGGCTAGAGTATTCAGTGGAGAAGCCACTGTGATCGAGAATGGGTGTTCGGTAAAGCCCAAAATATTTTCGCATTTCTACAAAGAGAAGCACAATTCGCCAAATGGAGATATGGTTACATTGCACTATGCACACTTCAAG GCTTTCAGATTCCCAACCTCCATGAAGATTGTCATTCAGTGCGATGTCCAAGTCTGTTACAAGGCATGCGAGGAGACGCCGCCTTGCAG CGAGGCCTTCAACCCCCGTGTTTCGCCGGAAGAGCACAGGCGGCGACGTCGAGCGGTCGAGAAGGACGCTAATGCCAACACCGAAGGCGCCGTCGAGCTGGACAGAGTGAATCTCTACCGCAGCATAGAGGTGTACATGCCCGACGAATCAGGCGCGGAGA CCATTAGACTTACGGCTCCTGTAAACCAAAATTCCAGCAACTGCTACACAGCCTCTACATTCTTTGGAACTGTGATGGCGTTAATGTGTATCATAATCATCCTAGTTCTTGTGCTTTTGTTCATCTATATGAAAGTGAAAATAGTCCAACCGTCTTTCTTCTCCCCAAATAAGACGAAGGGATAA
- the Tl gene encoding protein toll, translating to MSSWLVLPAFLLWGWAAGGVTLSLSCRRCEGGPGGYTCPNSESAEAFVLKTLPDQVLHVECRNNMGDFSLLKNCNFTSFRKFEFERCPLPGVAFGEVFRRIGVPSSDVKYLSFTAGSWNASSGLEEWHLDSLTNLQTLQLVDNNITSFPPALLTNTPKLEFFRFIGNRVGSLPHTMFASTPNLVMADLGNNELTSVPEDLFANLTKLLNVSLWNNQLTDIQRSLFSDIPGLRFLDLRDNFLSGFTNRQFQGMKILRRLNLGGNRISSLNEDSFKDLRSLEELELHSNWLESLPTGIFDNQRLMKKLILRNNSLINLPQRIFQKCESLNMLDLSFNHLQYIERLQLPSPKTSLTYLNLGSNNISFSDTGAQFIPYDFPLSNQLELQHIFLDNNRINHIPTPLNNLFVDLKTVDLSGNLISYLEFLSIHFVSDGVKLNLKNNQIKAINLRRWKHFPFNEMIKNVTLSLEGNPFTCNCILYIFATIVQGKLNEHSKTSYQILIDDADKITCTSLEDRQMHVKTLDLKFLTCNLDFCSDNCTCSWRPDDDMLTVDCSFKDMKEIPMPTKDMYQLKTNYSVTLNLMNNSLANFDGLDHPFYTRLANLTIPYNKISHINESDLPGNLKVLDVRGNNLTFLSDTTLDYLNVTDVVLSLGDNPWTCNCDMIDFFTFLQVPERKVLDSNNIKCASDGELLLSISEYTICPSFRNPMVIVTIVLITVFLLLFAVLGTMSFYKYKQGIKVWLFTHRMCLWAITEDELDADKKYDAFISYSHKDEEFVNTVLVPGLESGNPKYRICLHYRDWIPGEYIQNQILQSVEDSRRTIVVLSSNFIESVWGQLEFKAAHSQALQDRTNRIIVIVYGQVPPESELDEKLRLYISMKTYVKWGDAKFWEKLRYIMPHPQELIQKKQQKNRNADKLELVKSNSKSV from the exons ATGAGCTCATGGTTGGTCCTGCCCGCCTTCCTGCTATgggggtgggcggcgggcggggtcaCACTTTCTCTGTCTTGTAGGCGTTGTGAAGGAGGCCCTGGCGGGTACACGTGCCCCAACTCAGAGAGTGCAGAGGCGTTTGTGCTCAAGACACTGCCAGATCAGGTTCTTCATGTGGAGTGTCGCAACAATATGGGGGACTTTTCACTGTTGAAGAACTGCAATTTCACCTCATTCAGAAAGTTTGAGTTTGAGAGATGCCCACTGCCTGGCGTGGCGTTTGGCGAGGTATTTCGGAGGATTGGAGTGCCAAGCAGTGATGTGAAATACCTCAGCTTCACGGCAGGCTCCTGGAATGCCTCCTCGGGTCTGGAGGAATGGCACCTGGACTCCCTCACAAACCTTCAAACGCTACAGCTTGTTGACAACAACATCACTTCCTTCCCGCCTGCTCTGCTGACGAATACTCCCAAACTCGAGTTCTTTCGATTTATAGGAAATCGCGTGGGCAGTCTCCCGCACACCATGTTTGCAAGCACACCGAATCTCGTCATGGCAGACCTCGGGAACAACGAACTCACCAGTGTACCTGAAGACCTCTTCGCCAACCTCACGAAGCTGCTTAATGTCAGTCTCTGGAACAACCAGTTGACCGATATACAGAGAAGCTTATTTTCGGATATCCCAGGGCTCCGATTTTTAGACCTGAGAGACAACTTCTTGAGTGGCTTCACAAATAGGCAATTTCAAGGAATGAAAATATTAAGGAGACTAAACCTCGGAGGGAATAGAATCAGCAGTTTGAACGAGGATTCATTTAAGGATCTCAGGAGCTTGGAAGAACTCGAGCTTCATTCGAACTGGCTTGAAAGCTTACCCACAGGCATTTTTGACAACCAGAGGCTGATGAAGAAACTTATCCTGAGAAATAACAGTTTAATAAATTTGCCACAGAGAATATTCCAAAAATGCGAATCATTAAATATGCTTGATCTGAGCTTCAATCATTTGCAGTACATAGAAAGATTACAGCTTCCCAGTCCGAAAACTTCTCTAACATATCTCAATTTGGGAAGCAACAACATATCCTTTTCCGACACTGGGGCCCAGTTTATCCCGTACGACTTCCCTCTCTCTAACCAGTTGGAGCTGCAGCACATTTTCCTAGACAACAACAGGATCAACCATATTCCTACGCCATTAAACAATTTGTTTGTTGACCTGAAAACCGTCGACCTTTCTGGAAACTTGATTAGCTACTTGGAATTTCTCTCCATTCACTTCGTGTCGGACGGCGTCAAACTGAACTTGAAAAACAACCAAATTAAGGCAATTAATCTGCGTCGGTGGAAGCATTTTCCGTTTAATGAAATGATCAAGAATGTTACATTGTCACTGGAGGGAAATCCATTTACATGTAACTGTATACTTTACATATTTGCAACGATTGTTCAGGGAAAATTGAATGAACATAGTAAAACCTCATATCAGATATtaattgatgatgctgataaaatAACATGCACCAGCTTAGAAGACCGGCAAATGCATGTGAAGACCCTCGATTTAAAATTCCTGACATGCAACCTGGACTTCTGCTCGGACAACTGTACTTGTTCATGGCGTCCAGATGATGATATGTTGACTGTAGACTGTTCTTTCAAAGACATGAAGGAAATTCCCATGCCGACCAAGGACATGTACCAGCTCAAAACAAACTATTCCGTAACCCTAAATCTGATGAACAACAGCCTGGCAAACTTCGACGGCCTCGACCATCCCTTTTACACCAGACTGGCTAATCTGACCATTCCCTACAATAAAATCTCCCACATCAATGAATCAGACCTTCCAGGCAACTTAAAAGTCCTGGATGTGCGAGGGAACAACCTGACCTTCTTATCAGACACCACTCTGGACTACCTCAATGTGACCGACGTGGTACTCAGCCTTGGAGATAACCCCTGGACTTGCAATTGCGACATGATCGACTTCTTCACCTTTCTGCAAGTCCCTGAGAGGAAG GTATTAGACTCCAACAACATTAAGTGCGCCAGTGATGGAGAGCTGCTGTTGAGCATCAGTGAATATACCATCTGTCCATCATTCAGAAATCCCATGGTTATCGTGACAATCGTGCTCATCACagtcttccttctcctgtttgcGGTTCTTG GTACGATGAGTTTCTACAAATACAAGCAAGGCATCAAAGTGTGGTTGTTTACCCATCGCATGTGTCTTTGGGCCATAACAGAAGACGAATTAGATGCTGATAAGAAATACGATGCCTTCATCAGCTATTCTCACAAG GATGAAGAATTTGTCAACACCGTCTTGGTGCCAGGACTGGAGTCAGGCAACCCCAAGTACCGCATTTGCCTTCACTACCGCGACTGGATCCCAGGAGAATACATCCAGAACCAGATCCTGCAAAGTGTAGAGGACAGCCGTCGAACTATTGTGGTGCTTTCGTCAAACTTCATCGAGAGCGTGTGGGGCCAGCTGGAGTTCAAGGCGGCTCACTCCCAGGCACTGCAGGACAGAACTAACAGGATAATAGTCATTGTGTATGGCCAG GTTCCTCCCGAGAGCGAGTTGGACGAGAAGTTACGATTGTACATCTCCATGAAGACCTACGTCAAGTGGGGAGACGCTAAGTTTTGGGAAAAGCTTCGGTACATCATGCCACACCCACAGGAACTTATACAGAAGAAACAGCAAAAGAACAGAAATGCAGACAAGCTTGAACTTGTTAAATCAAACTCGAAAAGTGTATAA